One Salvelinus namaycush isolate Seneca chromosome 29, SaNama_1.0, whole genome shotgun sequence genomic region harbors:
- the LOC120023962 gene encoding ankyrin repeat and SOCS box protein 2-like: MAVASMSMPGRMGTPRDLDDYSHYSALSDEELMQLAIERSLTEDHTSINAIQSSPPVNVRPLVPVIENGDLKALKEIVKCNPKSLFVPNEDGWISLHEAAYYGQEECLKIILRAHPGIVNTCGTCNQTPLLLAAIFHHVNCVECLLDRGANPNIANNDGETPLLKACGKPNAEIVDHLLKYGASVHKACVQGVTPLHEAAGHDNVEICQMLLDAGAKLNTANIYGIDPFFMAAQNGRVEVLSFLISKGVDMNCQACDGATPLYEASKNGHKEVVELLLSQKADANRTTKSGLVPLHVAVQKGHFDIVSMLIPATSKAKVQCSGISPLHLAAEHNRDWILEVLIKGGYDVNLQLAEDRSKMYEDRRSTALYFAVANNNLEAAEMLLEAGANPNLDMFNPLLIAVRRGCMEMITMLVEHGANMNASILTHPCSFPAVVMLGMKYSQILKYLMDNGCDALSCFDCTYDSKPHPPLKTLSRGRGFAEMLHYATDEDEAPINMCIQFCETINDPTISCWAGPIIDTLLDYVGHVKLCSRLIEHLDSNHDWAGIKVKAIESPVVALQPNIPEVYQDLREVLSKTTATGLPLHRRWDCAINP, translated from the exons ATGGCTGTGGCCAGCATGTCCATGCCTGGAAGGATGGGCACCCCTAGAGATCTTGATGACTACAGTCATTACAGCGCCCTGTCAGATGAGGAGCTGATGCAGCTGGCCATTGAACGCAGCCTCACTGAGGACCACACCTCTATTAACGCCATTCAATCATCCCCACCTGT AAATGTGAGACCCCTGGTGCCTGTGATTGAGAATGGTGATTTAAAGGCCTTAAAAGAAATAGTGAAATGCAATCCAAAGAGTCTCTTTGTACCAAATGAGGATGGATGGATTTCTCTACACGAAGCTGCATATTACGGTCAAGAGGAATGCCTCAAGATAATATTAAGAG CCCATCCTGGGATAGTGAACACATGTGGTACATGCAATCAGACCCCACTTCTTTTGGCTGCCATCTTTCACCATGTGAATTGTGTGGAATGCCTTCTAGACAGAGGTGCAAATCCCAACATTGCCAATAACGACGGAGAAACACCACTCTTGAAAG CTTGTGGGAAGCCCAATGCAGAGATTGTAGACCACCTCCTAAAGTATGGAGCCTCAGTGCACAAGGCTTGTGTTCAGGGTGTGACACCTCTCCATGAAGCAGCCGGGCATGATAACGTGGAAATTTGCCAGATGTTGTTGGATGCCGGTGCCAAGCTTAATACAGCCAATATCTACGGGATAGACCCTTTCTTTATGGCAGCACAGAACGGGAGAGTGGAGGTGTTGTCTTTCCTGATTAGCAAAG GGGTTGATATGAACTGCCAGGCATGTGATGGGGCAACACCCTTGTACGAGGCAAGTAAGAATGGTCACAAGGAAGTTGTGGAACTGCTTCTATCTCAGAAAGCAGATGCAAACCGAACAACCAAGTCTGGCCTCGTGCCTCTTCATGTTGCTGTCCAGAAAGGACATTTTGA CATTGTATCCATGCTGATCCCTGCCACAAGTAAGGCCAAAGTTCAATGCAGTGGCATCAGTCCCCTCCACCTGGCTGCTGAGCACAACAGGGACTGGATTCTAGAAGTGCTTATCAAGGGAGGATATGACGTCAATCTCCAGCTGGCAGAAGACCGATCCAAAATGTATGAGGACCGTCGCAGCACAGCGCTCTACTTCGCTGTCGCCAACAACAACCTAGAGGCTGCCGAAATGCTTCTGGAGGCCGGCGCTAACCCCAACCTTGACATGTTCAACCCTCTTCTTATCGCTGTGAGGCGGGGTTGCATGGAAATGATCACAATGCTGGTGGAGCACGGAGCTAACATGAACGCGTCCATCCTCACACACCCCTGCTCCTTCCCGGCAGTGGTCATGCTCGGTATGAAGTATTCACAAATCCTGAAGTATCTGATGGACAATGGCTGcgatgccctttcctgtttcgaCTGCACATATGACAGCAAGCCACACCCACCCCTGAAAACTTTAAGTAGGGGCAGAGGATTCGCCGAAATGTTGCACTACGCTACGGATGAGGACGAAGCTCCAATCAACATGTGCATCCAG TTCTGTGAGACGATCAACGATCCGACGATAAGCTGCTGGGCTGGACCCATCATAGACACGCTCCTGGATTATGTTGGCCATGTGAAACTCTGCTCCCGGCTGATCGAGCACCTGGATAGCAACCATGATTGGGCAGGGATCAAAGTGAAAGCAA ttgagagtcctgtggttgccctTCAGCCCAACATCCCGGAGGTATACCAGGACCTGCGGGAGGTATTGTCCAAGACCACCGCCACCGGTCTTCCTCTTCATCGCCGCTGGGACTGTGCCATCAACccgtag